AATATTTTGCGTCAACCAGGATTTAGCAAGATTCAACGCCGTGAGTCAGCTAACGGTTATCCTAATGCCGACCAAGTGATGCGTGGTGGAATTTTGCTTGGCTGCCATCATGGATTAACTGCTGAAATGATGAATCATATCCATCAGTCATTTGAGCTGTTTGCCAAAGAACATGCTGGAAAGGAAGTGGTAGCCTAATACCAACTAATGGATAGGCCCAGTGGGCTTATCCAAGTTTATTTAAGACTTAATTAATTGGGAATTTTATGAAATTAATCAGTGTTGTTACCCCTTGTTATAATGAGGAAGCAAATGTTGAAGAAATCCATAAACAAGTCAAAGCAATATTTGCCGAAATTCCCAATTACCGTTATGAACATATTTTTATAGATAATGCCTCTACGGACAACACTGTAGCCATTTTAAGAAAGATTGCTGAACAGGATCCTTATACAAAAATCATCGTTAACGCTCGAAATTTTGGCCACATTCGCTCTCCGTATCACGCCATATTAGAAACAAATGGGGATGCAACCATACTGATTGTTGCCGATCTACAAGATCCTCCAACGATGATTAAAGAATTCATCAAAAAATGGGAAGAAGGCTATAAGATTGTAGTGGGTGTTAAACCTGAAAGTCAGGAATCCAAACTGATGTTTACTATTCGTCGGGCGTATTATAATTTCGTCACGCGAATCGCTGATGTAAAACTCATAAAAAACTTTACAGGCTTTGGATTATATGACAAAGAAGTAGTTAATATTTTACGCAACTACAAAGATCCTTACCCTTACTTCCGTGGTTTAATTGCGGAGATCGGACTTGAAATTGCCGAAGTTCCTTACAATCAGCCCCGACGCGCACGCGGTGTGACCAAGAATAATTTTTATTCGTTATACGATATGGCAATGTTAGGAATTACCAGTCATTCTAAAATCCCCTTACGTTTGGCAACCATGGCCGGTTTTTCGCTATCACTGCTTAGCTTTTTGATTTCATGTGTGTTTTTCATTTTGAAATTGCTTTTCTGGAATAGCTTCAATCTTGGGGTGGCGCCAATTTTAATTGGCCTTTTCTTTTTTTCATCAATACAGCTCTTTTTCATTGGTTTACTGGGTGAGTATATTGCATCTATACATACGCGAGTGATCAAACGACCTTTAGTCGTAGAAAAAGAACGAATCAACTTTTCACAATGATATGAAGAACCCGTTAGCCAACGATTTAGATTACGTCCTTAGTAAGACATCTTCTTTTTGGGAAGAATTACGCAATCAACGCATTTTTATTACAGGTGGAACAGGATTTTTTGGTTGTTGGCTACTTGAAAGCTTTCTTTGGATTAATAAAAAGCTCGACCTTAATGCAGAAGCCTATGTATTAACACGGAATATTCATAATTTTGCCCATAAATATCCTTATTTGTATCATCAACCTTGTGTAAAATTTTACGAGGGCGATGTCAGAAATTTCACGTATCCCCAAGGACATTTTTCGCATATCATTCATGCAGCCACTGACACCAATGCCAAATTAATTACCAATGAACCTTTAACTGTTTTTGATGGTATTGTCCAAGGCACCAAGCATACTTTGGAATTTGCTCGATACTGCAAAGCTAAAAAATTTTTATTAGTCAGCTCCGGTGCTGTTTATGGAAAACAACCTTCGAACGTTACTCATATGCCTGAATCTTATCCTAGCCTCTCTTACTTGACCGATACAAAATCAACTTATGCCCTAGGGAAATGTACCGCGGAGCACTTAGGTTATTTATACGCAAGTCAATATGGATTAGATATAAAAATTGCCCGTTGCTTTGCTTTCGTTGGGCCTTATTTGCCTTTGGATGGCCATTTTGCAATCGGTAATTTCATCCGCAATGGCTTGGACGGGGAACCCATTCAAATTAAAGGTGACGGCACACCTTTTCGCTCTTATTTATATACCGCTGATTTAGCCATTTGGTTATGGACCGTCCTTTTTAAAGGGAAGACAGCCTATCCTTATAACGTAGGTTCTGACGAAGACTATAGCCTTCTTGAGGTCGCTCATCGAGTAGCAGAGGCCTTTGCAAACTCAATAGGGATTAATGTAATGCAGCCCAAACCCGAAAAAAGCTGTGTAGAACGTTATGTTCCTGATATTAGTCGAGCCCGTACCGAACTACAACTCACTCCTCACATTAAATTAATGGATGCAATAAACCTTACGAAAGAATGGTACGCAAAGATCTTGTACAGAGAGGTTTGTTAAAACGACATGGATTCAAAACAACAAATTATAAGGTATATTTTTGTAGGTATTTTAAATACTTTATTTGG
The genomic region above belongs to Legionella micdadei and contains:
- a CDS encoding NAD-dependent epimerase/dehydratase family protein, whose product is MKNPLANDLDYVLSKTSSFWEELRNQRIFITGGTGFFGCWLLESFLWINKKLDLNAEAYVLTRNIHNFAHKYPYLYHQPCVKFYEGDVRNFTYPQGHFSHIIHAATDTNAKLITNEPLTVFDGIVQGTKHTLEFARYCKAKKFLLVSSGAVYGKQPSNVTHMPESYPSLSYLTDTKSTYALGKCTAEHLGYLYASQYGLDIKIARCFAFVGPYLPLDGHFAIGNFIRNGLDGEPIQIKGDGTPFRSYLYTADLAIWLWTVLFKGKTAYPYNVGSDEDYSLLEVAHRVAEAFANSIGINVMQPKPEKSCVERYVPDISRARTELQLTPHIKLMDAINLTKEWYAKILYREVC
- a CDS encoding glycosyltransferase family 2 protein, whose protein sequence is MKLISVVTPCYNEEANVEEIHKQVKAIFAEIPNYRYEHIFIDNASTDNTVAILRKIAEQDPYTKIIVNARNFGHIRSPYHAILETNGDATILIVADLQDPPTMIKEFIKKWEEGYKIVVGVKPESQESKLMFTIRRAYYNFVTRIADVKLIKNFTGFGLYDKEVVNILRNYKDPYPYFRGLIAEIGLEIAEVPYNQPRRARGVTKNNFYSLYDMAMLGITSHSKIPLRLATMAGFSLSLLSFLISCVFFILKLLFWNSFNLGVAPILIGLFFFSSIQLFFIGLLGEYIASIHTRVIKRPLVVEKERINFSQ